In one Chroicocephalus ridibundus chromosome Z, bChrRid1.1, whole genome shotgun sequence genomic region, the following are encoded:
- the SEMA4D gene encoding semaphorin-4D isoform X1, whose product MALCAFYGVYLLLEASVAFGPVPRITWEHREVQLIHFHESEVSNYSTLLLSEDKDVLYVGAREVIFALNAVNIDEKQHELHWKVTEDKRTKCAVKGKSEQTECRNYVRVLQQLNDTFLYVCGTNAFQPTCDYLNLISFELGGKNEDGKGRCPFDPAQSYTSVMVDEELYSGTSYNFLGSEPIISRHSHQSPLRTEYAIPWLNEPNFVFADVIRADQNSTDGEDDKIYFFFTEVSVEYEFVGKLMIPRIARVCKRDQGGLRTLQKKWTSFLKARLICTIPDKNLIFNIINDVFILKSPTLKEPVIYGVFTPQLNNVGLSAVCAYNLSTVEEVFSKGKYMQSATVEQSHTKWVRYNGEIPNPRPGACINKEARASNYMSSLNLPDKTLQFVKDHPLMDDSVTPMGDRPRLIKRDVKYTQIVVDRVRALNGTIYDVMFISTDQGALHKAISYENGMHIIEETQLFPNFEPVQTLLLASKKGRRYLYAGSNSGVVQSPVAFCDKYTTCVDCVLARDPYCAWKPLKASCIDIFKESEIERNWIQNIGGDASSCSDKVRENSLQHTFKHGSTAELKCSQKSNLAQVVWKFKDDVLRVESPKYRLLEKALLIFNLSEGDSGVYQCLSEEKVKNKKFSQVLAKHILELKKIQHTTVGPTTAAAPTEGNSDVPKVSAVSTKGSTAHTLTTHMVPVTTARVVTKPIGPVLTSAASNTELFNSVPDAVPEKTMFLKSNDNFLLMFLFLFFFILFLCLLSYNCYKGYLPGQCLKFRSIMLLGKKKTKSDFSDCEQSVKETLVEQGSISHQSGEQPKLAHDTGYETEPDCGNGQLQPGDSQASQEAKDKPFDVKCELNLISYTFPSYWYLLSVVCGK is encoded by the exons ATGGCTCTATGTGCTTTTTATGGGGTTTATTTGTTATTGGAAGCGTCAGTAGCATTTGGCCCAGTACCGAGGATCACTTGGGAACACAGAG AGGTACAGCTAATACATTTTCATGAATCAGAAGTGTCAAACTATTCAACCTTGCTGTTAAGTGAAGACAAAGATGTTCTATATGTAGGAGCCAGAGAAGTGATCTTTGCATTAAATGCAGTGAATATTGATGAAAAGCAGCATGAG TTACACTGGAAGGTCACTGAAGATAAAAGGACTAAATGTGCAGTCAAGGGCAAATCAGAACAG ACGGAGTGTCGTAATTATGTGCGTGTCTTGCAACAGCTGAACGATACTTTTCTATATGTGTGTGGAACTAATGCGTTTCAGCCAACATGTGATTACCTG aatttaatttcatttgaactTGGAGGTAAAAATGAAGATGGTAAGGGCAGATGTCCATTTGATCCTGCTCAAAGCTACACATCTGTTATGGTTG ATGAGGAGCTTTATTCTGGGACTTCTTACAATTTCTTGGGAAGTGAACCTATCATTTCACGGCACTCTCATCAGAGCCCTCTGAGAACAGAGTATGCAATACCTTGGCTTAACG AGCCCAATTTTGTTTTTGCTGATGTGATAAGAGCAGATCAAAACAGCACTGATGGAGAAGATGACAAGATATACTTCTTTTTCACTGAGGTGTCTGTGGAGTACGAATTTGTTGGAAAATTGATGATTCCAAGAATAGCTAGAGTGTGCAAG agAGACCAAGGAGGATTAAGGACCTTGCAGAAAAAATGGACTTCCTTTCTCAAGGCCAGATTGATTTGTACCATCCCTGataagaatttaattttcaatattaTCAATGATGTTTTTATTCTCAAGTCTCCAACTTTGAAGGAACCAGTGATATATGGAGTCTTCACCCCGCAACT GAATAATGTGGGGCTGTCAGCAGTATGTGCATACAATCTGTCTACTGTAGAAGAggttttttcaaaaggaaaatatatgcaGAGTGCTACAGTAGAACAGTCTCATACAAAGTGGGTACGATACAATGGGGAAATTCCTAATCCTCGACCTGGTGCG TGTATAAACAAGGAAGCCAGAGCATCAAACTACATGAGTTCTCTGAATTTACCAGACAAAACATTGCAGTTTGTTAAAGATCATCCTCTAATGGATGACTCAGTGACTCCAATGGGAGACAGACCTCGACTAATAAAACGAGATGTGAAGTATACTCAGATTGTAGTAGATAGAGTCAGAGCACTCAATGGCACCATATATGATGTTATGTTCATCAGTACAG ATCAAGGAGCCCTGCACAAAGCTATCAGCTATGAAAATGGAATGCATATTATTGAAGAAACACAGCTTTTTCCAAATTTTGAGCCAGTCCAAACTCTCTTGCTTGCATCCAAAAAA ggcaGAAGATACCTCTATGCTGGTTCAAATTCTGGTGTGGTTCAGTCTCCGGTGGCATTCTGTGATAAGTACACCACTTGTGTTGACTGTGTTTTAGCAAGGGATCCTTACTGTGCTTGGAAACCCCTTAAAGCTTCCTGcattgatatttttaaagaaagtgaaattGAAAG gaactggattcagaaCATAGGTGGAGATGCATCGTCTTGTTCTG ATAAAGTAAGAGAGAATTCCCTACAGCATACGTTCAAGCATGGGAGCACAGCAGAACTCAAGTGTTCTCAAAAGTCCAATCTGGCACAGGTAGTTTGGAAGTTCAAAGATGACGTACTGAGAGTGGAGAGTCCCAAGTACCGCCTGCTGGAAAAGGCACTGCTCATATTCAATTTATCAGAAGGAGACAGTGGTGTTTACCAGTgtttgtcagaagaaaaagtgaagaataaGAAATTTTCTCAAGTGCTGGCTAAGCACATTTTGGAACTGAAAAAGATCCAGCACACCACAGTGGGTCCCACCACAGCAGCTGCACCAACAGAAGGTAATAGCGATGTGCCAAAAGTGTCAGCTGTATCAACCAAGGGGTCTACTGCTCACACCTTGACTACTCATATGGTACCAGTAACAACAGCAAGGGTAGTAACAAAGCCCATTGGCCCTGTCCTAACAAGTGCAGCCTCCAACACAGAGCTCTTCAATTCAGTTCCTGATGCGGTCCCAGAAAAGACAATGTTCCTCAAGTCAAATGATAACTTCCTGTTGatgttcctcttcctcttcttttttatccttttcttgtGTCTGCTGTCCTACAACTGTTACAAAGGGTACTTGCCAGGGCAGTGCTTGAAATTTCGCTCTATCATGCTGCTGGGTAAGAAGAAAACCAAGTCAGATTTTTCTGATTGTGAGCAAAGTGTGAAGGAGACACTGGTGGAGCAAGGCAGCATCAGCCACCAGAGTGGGGAGCAGCCAAAGCTGGCACATGACACCGGCTACGAGACTGAGCCTGACTGCGGGAAtggccagctgcagcctggggattCACAGGCATCCCAAGAGGCGAAGGACAAGCCCTTCGATGTCAAGTGTGAGCTCAA
- the SEMA4D gene encoding semaphorin-4D isoform X7, which yields MALCAFYGVYLLLEASVAFGPVPRITWEHREVQLIHFHESEVSNYSTLLLSEDKDVLYVGAREVIFALNAVNIDEKQHELHWKVTEDKRTKCAVKGKSEQTECRNYVRVLQQLNDTFLYVCGTNAFQPTCDYLNLISFELGGKNEDGKGRCPFDPAQSYTSVMVDEELYSGTSYNFLGSEPIISRHSHQSPLRTEYAIPWLNEPNFVFADVIRADQNSTDGEDDKIYFFFTEVSVEYEFVGKLMIPRIARVCKRDQGGLRTLQKKWTSFLKARLICTIPDKNLIFNIINDVFILKSPTLKEPVIYGVFTPQLNNVGLSAVCAYNLSTVEEVFSKGKYMQSATVEQSHTKWVRYNGEIPNPRPGACINKEARASNYMSSLNLPDKTLQFVKDHPLMDDSVTPMGDRPRLIKRDVKYTQIVVDRVRALNGTIYDVMFISTDQGALHKAISYENGMHIIEETQLFPNFEPVQTLLLASKKGRRYLYAGSNSGVVQSPVAFCDKYTTCVDCVLARDPYCAWKPLKASCIDIFKESEIERNWIQNIGGDASSCSDKVRENSLQHTFKHGSTAELKCSQKSNLAQVVWKFKDDVLRVESPKYRLLEKALLIFNLSEGDSGVYQCLSEEKVKNKKFSQVLAKHILELKKIQHTTVGPTTAAAPTEASHFLDDTFQSPIQLEAETEAA from the exons ATGGCTCTATGTGCTTTTTATGGGGTTTATTTGTTATTGGAAGCGTCAGTAGCATTTGGCCCAGTACCGAGGATCACTTGGGAACACAGAG AGGTACAGCTAATACATTTTCATGAATCAGAAGTGTCAAACTATTCAACCTTGCTGTTAAGTGAAGACAAAGATGTTCTATATGTAGGAGCCAGAGAAGTGATCTTTGCATTAAATGCAGTGAATATTGATGAAAAGCAGCATGAG TTACACTGGAAGGTCACTGAAGATAAAAGGACTAAATGTGCAGTCAAGGGCAAATCAGAACAG ACGGAGTGTCGTAATTATGTGCGTGTCTTGCAACAGCTGAACGATACTTTTCTATATGTGTGTGGAACTAATGCGTTTCAGCCAACATGTGATTACCTG aatttaatttcatttgaactTGGAGGTAAAAATGAAGATGGTAAGGGCAGATGTCCATTTGATCCTGCTCAAAGCTACACATCTGTTATGGTTG ATGAGGAGCTTTATTCTGGGACTTCTTACAATTTCTTGGGAAGTGAACCTATCATTTCACGGCACTCTCATCAGAGCCCTCTGAGAACAGAGTATGCAATACCTTGGCTTAACG AGCCCAATTTTGTTTTTGCTGATGTGATAAGAGCAGATCAAAACAGCACTGATGGAGAAGATGACAAGATATACTTCTTTTTCACTGAGGTGTCTGTGGAGTACGAATTTGTTGGAAAATTGATGATTCCAAGAATAGCTAGAGTGTGCAAG agAGACCAAGGAGGATTAAGGACCTTGCAGAAAAAATGGACTTCCTTTCTCAAGGCCAGATTGATTTGTACCATCCCTGataagaatttaattttcaatattaTCAATGATGTTTTTATTCTCAAGTCTCCAACTTTGAAGGAACCAGTGATATATGGAGTCTTCACCCCGCAACT GAATAATGTGGGGCTGTCAGCAGTATGTGCATACAATCTGTCTACTGTAGAAGAggttttttcaaaaggaaaatatatgcaGAGTGCTACAGTAGAACAGTCTCATACAAAGTGGGTACGATACAATGGGGAAATTCCTAATCCTCGACCTGGTGCG TGTATAAACAAGGAAGCCAGAGCATCAAACTACATGAGTTCTCTGAATTTACCAGACAAAACATTGCAGTTTGTTAAAGATCATCCTCTAATGGATGACTCAGTGACTCCAATGGGAGACAGACCTCGACTAATAAAACGAGATGTGAAGTATACTCAGATTGTAGTAGATAGAGTCAGAGCACTCAATGGCACCATATATGATGTTATGTTCATCAGTACAG ATCAAGGAGCCCTGCACAAAGCTATCAGCTATGAAAATGGAATGCATATTATTGAAGAAACACAGCTTTTTCCAAATTTTGAGCCAGTCCAAACTCTCTTGCTTGCATCCAAAAAA ggcaGAAGATACCTCTATGCTGGTTCAAATTCTGGTGTGGTTCAGTCTCCGGTGGCATTCTGTGATAAGTACACCACTTGTGTTGACTGTGTTTTAGCAAGGGATCCTTACTGTGCTTGGAAACCCCTTAAAGCTTCCTGcattgatatttttaaagaaagtgaaattGAAAG gaactggattcagaaCATAGGTGGAGATGCATCGTCTTGTTCTG ATAAAGTAAGAGAGAATTCCCTACAGCATACGTTCAAGCATGGGAGCACAGCAGAACTCAAGTGTTCTCAAAAGTCCAATCTGGCACAGGTAGTTTGGAAGTTCAAAGATGACGTACTGAGAGTGGAGAGTCCCAAGTACCGCCTGCTGGAAAAGGCACTGCTCATATTCAATTTATCAGAAGGAGACAGTGGTGTTTACCAGTgtttgtcagaagaaaaagtgaagaataaGAAATTTTCTCAAGTGCTGGCTAAGCACATTTTGGAACTGAAAAAGATCCAGCACACCACAGTGGGTCCCACCACAGCAGCTGCACCAACAGAAG